The nucleotide window TCTTTTTTGGGGGGCTCCTGGGTGGCGGTTTAGTGATGTGTTGGCGAACGGTCGGCCGGTGCACCTACGTCGATGACGAACTGCGCGGTGTGCGCCTGTTGGTCGACCTGAAAATCGAGGTACAGCAGGTATCTTCCCGGGGTGGGCGGATCGGTTCGGAACGAAATTCGCGGTCCTGAAATGGATCCGGTCGTCGCGGCGGGACCGTCGGGGTGAGCGTGCAGATAGGCCAGGTCGCCGTTGCGCAGCATGACCAGGTGCCCATACGCGCCCAGGTAGGGTTGCAGCGTCGTAACGCGCCGGCCGCCGCGGGTGACGGTTGCCGTCACCGTCGACATCGTTCGGGTGGTGACGGTGCCGTCGAGGGTGATCGTGAACTCGTCGACGTTGCTGATGGTTGAGGTGGCCGGCGTACCGCGCGGTGTGAACAGGCCGCCCACGTCTAGCGTGTCGGACAGGACGGTTCCCGAACCTGTGGTGGCCGAGACGAAGTCGGTAAAAACGCGATACGTGCCCGCGGCATCCCACGTCCAAGGGATTGACCACTGACCGTCGGCGCTCATCACGGGATGCGCGTGACGGAATTGCGTGCCGTCACTGCGCACCACGATCAGATGCAGCTGTTTGGTGTTCTCGGTTTCGAATCTGGTTACCGGTGTGCCGGCTGTCGTTTCGATTCGAAACGACAGCGTCCCATGCGCTGCCACGGTGGTGGGGGCCGTCAGGGCCGCAAGCATCAAATCGCCATCGCTGAGTGACAGCCCGCGCACCGACGCGGGGTCGCCCGCATGGGTGGCATGCGTGGGGGCTGCTCGGTGGGCCGCAGGTGGACTGAGGAACGCACTATTGAATGGCAGCACCGCCGCACCCGCCCATACCGAAGCGGTGAATACCAGCGCCAGTGCGGTGGCGAAGAGCACGAGTTTGGTTACTGTTTTCATCGGATCGCCGGTGTTTCTCAGATCGTCGGTGGTTCTCAGAGCAACGCCACTGGGTAGTTGGCGTAGAGGATGGCCTCCAGGACGGCGCGCGTGTGGGATACCGGCGTCTCGCTGCGCGTGGCCACCTCGCAGTCCGCCGCGGTCATCGGGTACTCGGTCGTGGTCATGGCGATTCACCTCCCGGTATTGCCTGAATGGGTAGAAACCCAACGCACACTGTATACCCCCATGGGGTATGCAGTGTCAAGTGGGCCCTCTCCGATGGCCCCGGTGGCACCTGGTTGTGCGTGCCGGGCCGAGGCGTAGCCTCGAGCCATTGCGTTGCGGCGCTTGGAAGGGGTGGAAGGGAGTCGCCATGAACGTCATGGTTGTGGAGGCGGGGCCCCGGCGCGTAAGCCGGTCGGTCGACGTGGCCGCCTCGGCCGCCGAGCTGTTCGCGATGGCGGCCGATCCGACCCGCCATCGCGAGTTGGACGGGTCGGGCACGGTGCGCGACAACGTCAAGACGCCGGCGAACCTCGTTGTGGGGTCGAAGTTCTCCACGAACATGCGGATGTTCGGCGTGCCCTACCGCATCACCAGCACGGTGACTGCCGTCAAGCCGAACGAAATGGTCGAATGGCGCCATCCGGCGGGGCATCGCTGGCGTTGGGAATTCGAATCGTTGTCCCCGACGCTGACCCGGGTCACTGAGACCTTTGACTACCACAATGCGGGCACGCTCAAGAACAAGCTGAGGTACTACGAGCGGCTCGGCGCGGTAACGGCCAACGCGGCGGGCATCGAGGCGACGCTGGCCAAACTGCGGGATCGCTACGCCGGATAGTTCGTCAGGTCGGATCGGTGGCATCCCACGGGACCACGCCGGACGCCCAATGTGTCAGCTGCCGCACTTGGTCGTTGCGATGCAGGTGGCGCGGCGGCGTTGCAAAGGTCGAGTAGGGCCGGCAGCGGATCACCACGCGGTTCTCCCGCTCGCACATGGCCGCAACCGCCGGGCGAGCCGGTTCGCCGAGTTGCTGCCCGGACATGCGGCCGGCGACCGCCATCATGACCTCGACCGCCAAGTCGCGGTCCGCGTCCAAGGTGGCATCGGCGTAGACCTGCAGATAGGCAAAGGGCCAGCGTTCGTCGAGTACGCACAAGCTGACCTTGCCATCGCGTGGCACAACGCGGGCCTTGCCGCGACCGGCCATCGTCGAAACCAATAGTTCACCGTCATCGGTGGGGATGTAGTACACGATCGACATCCCCGGTCCGTGATTGCGGCGACGGTAGCCAAACACGCAGGTGCGGTGCGTCCGGACGAATTCGCGGCGCTCGGACGGGAGCATGTCGCGGTCGGTTGGCGCGCTGAACGGATTTGCTGACAAGGGGAGAAACACGACGAAACGTCCTTGTGGTCACGGGCGTTGACCCACTGCATATTTATGGATACAGTGTGTCCATAAATACAAATGATGTCAACCCGCGGTCGTTGGGCCAGCGTGGACGTCCTGCGTTGGAGCCGGACCGGATCGTCGGGGCCGCCCTGGAGCTCGTCGACGAACGGGGTGCCGAGGCGCTGTCGATGCGATCGCTGGCGCAGCACCTCGAATCGGGTACCGCGACCCTCTACCGGCATTTCGCCAACCGTGCGGAGTTGGTGGCCAAGGTGGTCGATCGGATGCTCGGCGAAGTGGATCTCGATGATTTCTCGATGGCCGGGCTGACCTGGCAGCAAGCATGTATCTTGTTCGCACAGAAAAGGTTTGACGTGCTGTGCCGACACGGTCATGTCGCTCCGCTGTTGATCGGAGACATTCCGATGGGCGCCAATGCGATGGCGCATCGGGAGTTCATGTTCACGGTGTTGCTCGACAACGGCTTTTCCCCGGTCACCGCGGCGCATGTTTACGCCACCTTGTCGCGCTACGTCCTGGGCTTCGCCATTCAGGTGTCCGGATCGGCGACTACCGGTGATCGCGATGGCGAGCTTTCAGCGGCGTTTCAGCGGCTGGATCCGTCCCGCTATCCCGCTACAGTGGCGGTCTCCGAGGCCCTACCCGTCGACTTGTCGGAGGAGTTTGTATTTGGCCTACGGCTCATCGTCGTGGGACTAGAAAACAGGTCGTGGGACTAGAAAACAGGTCGTGGGACTAGAAAACAGCTGACCTGCAATCGATCGCATCGATCGTCGTGGTACTCACACCCGGGGTAGCACCTTGTCGGCGAGCAGGTGCAGGCTGGCCCAGCCCTCGTCGATGGGCAACCCGCCGATGAGTGGGTTCATGACAATCTCTCTTCTGCCGCCGCGAATCTGGCCAACCAACTGTTCTGGAGTCACGATCTCGACGTTGTTGAGACCCCGCAGCTCGGTCATTGTGGCGGCAGCAGCTTCGTTGGGCCGCGGCACACCGGCGCGCTTCCAGCTGCTGTATTCGGCGGTCTCGTTCATGATGAAACGCCCGTACCGCGACCAGGCTTCGTCCGGGTCGGGGTGTAGAAGCGTCACCGTGCTGCCGTTTTCCGGGTGGTAAACAAAGCCCGTCTTTCCCCGCTCGCGGAGCTCCCGCTCATAGCGCGCTGCCAGCTCGGGCATCGGCATCGGCGGTGAGAAGGGGAGCCCGAAGCGCGCGGCACGCCGCGCTGCCGCAACGGTCATTCCGCCGACAAAGACGATGGGATGGGGGCGCGTATGCGGTTTGGGCGTCACATTGATCAGGGCGCCCCGATACTCGAAGGGCTCGTCACCCCATGCCTTCAGCAACGTCGAAAGGCCGTCATCGAGCAGGGCTCCCCGCCGCGACCAGTCCTTGCCCGCGGCGAGGTATTCCTCAGGCCGATAGCCCATCCCGGCCACAAAGCTGAAGCGGCCCCGCGTGATGTTGTCCAGCACGGCGATATCCTCGGCCAGGCGGATCGGATCGTATAGCGGCACGATCAAGGCGTTGATGCTGATCCGCACTGTGCGCGTGCGACCGGCGACCGCCGCGGCCAGAATCAGCGGCGACGGTAGCCAACCCGTCGCGGCCAGATGATGTTCCTCGGCGCTCACGGCGGTGAATCCGTGGGTATCGGCGTATTCGGCCATCGCCAGCGCGGCCTGATACCGACCGGCATGGCGGGCCGCGGGATCGGCGATATTGGTCATGTTCAGGCGCAGCGCGGTGAGCAGGCTCATCGCCGGGTCAGCGCTGCCGCGCGACGACGGGCTGCGCACCGAACAGCGTCCCACGGATCATCTTCTTCGCCGAATCGAGCGTGACCTCGTAGGCTTTCGGCGGCAGGCTCGCGGCTCGCTCCGAGAGGCCACGCGTCAACGCGCAGATGGCCTCCACGGCCGCTGGGGCGTCGGTCTCGGCCGACAGTGTCCCTTGCTCGCGCGCGTCTTCCACGATCTCGGTGACGATGTCGCGCAGCGCTCGGGAGCCGGGGTATTTCGGGCCGCCCCGTCGCCGCTGGGTAGCCGTCTCGGCGCGCACCGCGCGTAAGAACGCGGCCAGGTAAGGGTAGTCGCGTTTTAACTGCCTCGACTCGTCCAGCACCGCATCGAGGCGGTCGATGACGTCATCGGAGGTTGCCGCGGCCGCACGCAACCGTGGCAACACGATTTCCTCGATGGCTTCGCTGGTCTCTTTAAGCAGTTCGGACTTGTTGGAAAAGTAGTGATAAAGACTGCCGCTGGTCATGTCGGCAGCGCGGGCGATCTCGCGAATCGTTGCCTGCGAATAGCCGACCTCGGCCACGCACCGCATTGCCGCGGCGATGATCCGCCGGCGGGTCTGTTCGCCGCTGGCACCGACTGGTCGGCCCAGATGCGACCCCGCAGCGGATGACGTGTTGGTCATGGAGCGCGGCGCCCACCGTCGGTTTGCCGGTTATCCACCGCGCACCTCCGCCAACGCAGAAATAATTGATCAGTCGAATATATTCGACCATGTCGACAGTGTGCCCGTGGTCCAAGGGCGGGCACACACGCGAGAGGACACCACCGCAATGACCCGGGCACAGCTGGGCCGCCCCGTGGGCGCCAGCGGTGAGCAGACCCGCCAGCGCATCATCGTGGCAACCATGAAGTGCGTGGCCGAGGTCGGCTATTCGCGTGCGACGATCCGAGACATCGCCCGGATGGCCAACGTAACCAGTGCCAGCCTGTACAACTACTTCCCGAACAAGTCGGCGCTGATCACGGCGACCATTGCGGCCCGAGCCGAGGCCGCGATGCCGAGGTTGCGTGCCGCCGCCCACGGCCCCGGCGACGTCGTCGGTCGCATCGAGGCGGTGCTCAACGAGTGCGGTCAGTTGATGCGCGAATACCCGGATCTGGCCGCGTTCGAGTGGGCGATCCGGACGGAGAACGCCAACCTGTTGGACGAGCCCGTCGCGGGTCGGCGGGCAACGGAGAGCGGGTTCACAACTTTTCGGGGCATCATCGAGGAGGTCATCGCCGATGCCTGCAAGCGCGGCGAACTTGGCGATCACCCCGCTCCGGGGGGCGCCGTCGAGGCGATCTATGCGCTGATCTACGGCCTGACCGAATTGGCCGCCACCTTGACGCCGAAGGAGTATCACGCCGCGCTGAATGCGGCCAAGGTATTGGTCCGAGGTGCCCTGCTCGATCATCCGTAGCCGCCGCTCGCGAGGCACCGGGGCGGTGACCGGCCGCTTGATACGATCAAGTGATCAATTATAGAGTCGGGGTCAGGTGAGAGGGAGCCGAGACCTTGACCGAGACCGTTGGCCTGGCGTTCGACGTCGAAGTGCTGCGCCGCAAATACGCCCAAGAGCGCGAACGCCGATTGCGTCCCGACGGGATCGAGCAGTACCTAGAGATCGCCGGCGACTTCGCCCGGTTTGCCGAGGACCCCTGGGCGGATACCCGATTCACCCGCGAACCGTTTACCGATCAGGTCGATGTGGCGGTTATCGGCGCCGGCTTCGGTGGTCTGCTGACCGGCGCGCGGCTGCGTGAGCTGGGTGTAGCGAGTGTTCGGCTGATCGACAGGGCAGCCGATGTGGGTGGTACCTGGTACTGGAACCGATATCCCGGCATCGCGTGCGATGTGGAGTCTTACGTGTATATGCCGTTGCTCGAAGAGCTCGGTTACGTTCCGGTCGAGAAGTACTCCAAAGGCGCGGAGATCTTTGGCCATTGCCGGCGCATCGCCGAACACTACGACCTGTACCGGGATTCCTGTCTGCAGACCGATGTGCATGAGATCCGTTGGGATGCACAATGTTCACGCTGGATCATTCGGACAAATCGGGGCGACGAGATGCGCGCCAAGTTTGTCGCGATGGCCAACGGATATCAGGCCAAACCCAAGTTGCCGGGTATCCCCGGGATTGGTTCGTTTCTCGGTCACACGTTTCATACCAGCAGATGGGACTACGGCTACACCGGTGAGAAGCTGCAGCATTTAGCCGACAAGCGCGTCGGCATCATCGGTACCGGGGCGACCGCGGTCCAGTGTGTGCCCCACCTGGCGGCGGCAGCTCAACAGCTCTTTGTCTTCCAACGCACGCCGTCCTCGGTGGATGTTCGTGC belongs to Mycobacterium basiliense and includes:
- a CDS encoding SRPBCC family protein, which produces MNVMVVEAGPRRVSRSVDVAASAAELFAMAADPTRHRELDGSGTVRDNVKTPANLVVGSKFSTNMRMFGVPYRITSTVTAVKPNEMVEWRHPAGHRWRWEFESLSPTLTRVTETFDYHNAGTLKNKLRYYERLGAVTANAAGIEATLAKLRDRYAG
- a CDS encoding pyridoxamine 5'-phosphate oxidase family protein — encoded protein: MFLPLSANPFSAPTDRDMLPSERREFVRTHRTCVFGYRRRNHGPGMSIVYYIPTDDGELLVSTMAGRGKARVVPRDGKVSLCVLDERWPFAYLQVYADATLDADRDLAVEVMMAVAGRMSGQQLGEPARPAVAAMCERENRVVIRCRPYSTFATPPRHLHRNDQVRQLTHWASGVVPWDATDPT
- a CDS encoding TetR/AcrR family transcriptional regulator, translated to MEPDRIVGAALELVDERGAEALSMRSLAQHLESGTATLYRHFANRAELVAKVVDRMLGEVDLDDFSMAGLTWQQACILFAQKRFDVLCRHGHVAPLLIGDIPMGANAMAHREFMFTVLLDNGFSPVTAAHVYATLSRYVLGFAIQVSGSATTGDRDGELSAAFQRLDPSRYPATVAVSEALPVDLSEEFVFGLRLIVVGLENRSWD
- a CDS encoding LLM class flavin-dependent oxidoreductase → MSLLTALRLNMTNIADPAARHAGRYQAALAMAEYADTHGFTAVSAEEHHLAATGWLPSPLILAAAVAGRTRTVRISINALIVPLYDPIRLAEDIAVLDNITRGRFSFVAGMGYRPEEYLAAGKDWSRRGALLDDGLSTLLKAWGDEPFEYRGALINVTPKPHTRPHPIVFVGGMTVAAARRAARFGLPFSPPMPMPELAARYERELRERGKTGFVYHPENGSTVTLLHPDPDEAWSRYGRFIMNETAEYSSWKRAGVPRPNEAAAATMTELRGLNNVEIVTPEQLVGQIRGGRREIVMNPLIGGLPIDEGWASLHLLADKVLPRV
- a CDS encoding TetR/AcrR family transcriptional regulator, with product MTNTSSAAGSHLGRPVGASGEQTRRRIIAAAMRCVAEVGYSQATIREIARAADMTSGSLYHYFSNKSELLKETSEAIEEIVLPRLRAAAATSDDVIDRLDAVLDESRQLKRDYPYLAAFLRAVRAETATQRRRGGPKYPGSRALRDIVTEIVEDAREQGTLSAETDAPAAVEAICALTRGLSERAASLPPKAYEVTLDSAKKMIRGTLFGAQPVVARQR
- a CDS encoding TetR/AcrR family transcriptional regulator, whose translation is MTRAQLGRPVGASGEQTRQRIIVATMKCVAEVGYSRATIRDIARMANVTSASLYNYFPNKSALITATIAARAEAAMPRLRAAAHGPGDVVGRIEAVLNECGQLMREYPDLAAFEWAIRTENANLLDEPVAGRRATESGFTTFRGIIEEVIADACKRGELGDHPAPGGAVEAIYALIYGLTELAATLTPKEYHAALNAAKVLVRGALLDHP